A single Vespula vulgaris chromosome 3, iyVesVulg1.1, whole genome shotgun sequence DNA region contains:
- the LOC127062236 gene encoding excitatory amino acid transporter 3-like isoform X2: MKHKLIIATFLGVSGGIIFGLVLKYCTPQPWSQRKIMYIKFPGEIFMSLTNSIILPLVVSSVISATCNLSKSGPIGLMALCYYSMTTSIGIILSVILTQSIRPGKLLNDKNLTSDLATKHFMTIDTLLDLLRNLISDNLIKACFMQYQTVLKGPENTTKVPIDEWAITHRDIPGTDVIGLVFFSLLLGLAAGKLGEKNRPLLNVIDSFSQVMMNIMNWIIMIAPIGIFFLIPGRILEMTDFSLIFKQLGAYILTVFIGLILQGFLILPILYFLLTRRSPYKIIMKLGPAFATAFGTSSSTATVPVTIKCLEEVGIDPKVLKFVVPIGATINMDGIALYETVGAIFIIQMRGLNFSLFKIITISWIAQRWLRDVNNGTKFYWSPS, translated from the exons ATGAAGCATAAACTAATAATTGCTACATTTCTTGGTGTAAGCGGTGGTATTATATTTGGATTagttttaaaatattgtacTCCACAGCCGTGGTCCCAACGAaagataatgtatataaaatttcctgGAGAAATATTCATGAGTTTAACAAATAGTATAATACTACCATTGGTAGTATCTAGTGTTATAAGTGCAACTTGCAATTTAAGCAAGTCAG GTCCTATTGGATTAATGGCACTGTGCTATTATTCCATGACAACCTCGATAGGAATAATTCTAAGTGTTATATTGACGCAAAGTATAAGGCCAGGTAAATTACTTAACGATAAAAACCTTACATCGGATTTGGCAACTAAACATTTTATGACAATTGATACGCTTTTGGACTTATTACG TAATTTAATATCAGACAATTTAATTAAAGCATGTTTTATGCAGTATCAAACAGTTTTGAAGGGACCAGAAAATACAACCAAag TACCGATAGACGAATGGGCTATAACGCATCGAGATATACCAGGCACCGATGTAATTGGTTTGGTATTTTTCAGCTTGCTATTAGGTTTAGCAGCTGGCAAGTTGGGTGAAAAAAATAGGCCTCTGTTAAATGTTATAGATTCATTTTCTCAAGTGATGATGAATATTATGAATTGGATAATTAT GATCGCACcaattggaatattttttcttattcctggTAGAATTTTAGAAATGACAGATTttagtttaatatttaaacaattaggTGCTTATATACTAACCGTTTTTATCGGTCTGATATTACAaggatttttaatattaccaATACTATATTTTCTACTTACACGTAGATCTCcgtacaaaattataatgaaactaGGTCCTGCCTTTGCAACAGCATTTGGAACATCATCgag TACAGCTACTGTCCCAGTGACGATAAAGTGCTTAGAAGAAGTCGGTATAGATCCCAAAGTGCTGAAATTCGTTGTACCGATAGGTGCTACTATCAATATGGATGGAATAGCATTATATGAAACTGTTGGagcaatatttattatccagATGCGAggattaaatttttcattatttaaaataataaccaTCAG CTGGATTGCCCAGCGGTGGCTACGTGATGTTAATAATGGTACTAAATTCTATTGGAGTCCCAGTTGA
- the LOC127062238 gene encoding golgin-45 isoform X1: MAGVAENHKSNCQLKTEDVQIMDCVGRTQGDGMENVVTVENEVKQSKCRLNDSLIYYPKNLKQSVLTPPVAPTGTIVNLIPKNITKGKRQILNSLKTKEPKFVPYEPYKAAVNPIVPVEKKNKKHSKWDTSINVAATDVAKLKINDVNIEKERSNEKGEKEESNWNKEKKIYETEIQKLKEENSQLENQLKFQAQVNGELKNLLVAAVGEDLETKVHLLTEDKLQLARALLNSAQHLSTHQEQTEWLAGQCEVWRSKFLASSLMVEELARWKAALRQRTTDLQESIKRLLEERKNIRDASLKTYRTLSILLESFDPVRAASYKRHALPSTNVIDLAQGCCQLAEILKVQLLSGMLNTISNKDINITGLEMQTLAEKNAEQLLMSPNLLMSGRQDAACSAVMGAAFAIGGQIFIPREPSNISCCPNCSGEINQI; this comes from the exons ATGGCTGGTGTCGCGGAGAATCACAAAAGCAACTGTCAATTGAAAACTGAAG aTGTCCAAATAATGGATTGCGTCGGACGTACGCAAGGAGATGGAATGGAGAATGTAGTTacggttgaaaatgaggtcaAGCAATCCAAGTGTCGTCTTAATGATAGTCTTATTTACTACCCAAAGAATTTAAAGCAATCTGTATTAACGCCTCCAGTTGCTCCTACCGGTACTATCGTAAATCTTATTCCAAAAAACATCACAAAGGGTAAAAGACAAATTTTAAATTccttaaaaacaaaagaaccCAAATTTGTACCTTACGAACCATACAAAGCAGCAGTTAATCCTATCGTTCcggttgagaaaaaaaataaaaaacattccAAGTGGGATACAAGTATTAATGTAGCAGCTACGGACGTTGCTAAATTGAAGATTAATGATGTAaatattgagaaagaaagaagtaatgAAAAAGGTGAAAAGGAAGAATCTAATTggaataaggaaaagaaaatctatgaAACTGAAATACAGAAGCTTAAAGAAGAGAATAGTCAATTAGAAAACCAATTAAAATTCCAAGCACag gTAAATGGCGAATTAAAGAATTTACTAGTAGCAGCTGTAGGTGAAGATCTTGAAACTAAAGTACATTTACTTACTGAAGATAAGTTACAACTTGCTCGAGCACTTTTAAATTCTGCTCAACATCTTAGTACTCATCAAGAGCAAACCGAGTGGTTAGCGGGGCAATGTGAAGTTTGGAGGAGTAAATTTTTAGCTAGTag TTTAATGGTAGAGGAACTTGCAAGATGGAAGGCTGCCCTTCGTCAAAGAACGACCGATCTTCAAGAatctataaaaagattattggAAGAGCGTAAAAATATACGCGATGCGTCTCTTAAAACATATAG aACTCTTAGTATTCTCTTAGAGAGTTTCGATCCTGTTCGAGCAGCGTCATACAAACGTCATGCACTGCCAAGTACAAATGTCATAGATTTGGCACAGGGCTGTTGTCAATTAGCAGAAATTTTAAAAGTTCAATTATTAAGTGGCATGTTGAATACAATATCAaacaaagatattaatataactgGTTTGGAAATGCAAACATTAGCAGAAAAAAATGCAGAGCAA TTACTTATGAGTCCAAATCTACTTATGTCAGGAAGACAAGATGCTGCTTGTAGCGCAGTCATGGGCGCAGCTTTTGCTATCGGGGgtcaaatttttattccacGAGAGCCATCTAATATTAGTTGTTGTCCAAATTGCAGTggtgaaataaatcaaatttga
- the LOC127062243 gene encoding LIM and senescent cell antigen-like-containing domain protein 1 isoform X3: MSLDHMFCSRCREGFVAHEKIVNSHGELWHPQCFVCAQCFRPFPDGIFYEFEGYKYCEHDFHVLFAPCCGKCGEFVIGRVIKAMNANWHPGCFRCEECNGELADAGFIKCQGRALCHTCNARVKAGALGKHICHQCHGVIDDKPLRFRGEVYHPYHFNCTACGIELNSDAREVRSRPGYAANEMNELYCLRCHDKMGIPICGACHRPIEERVVTALGKHWHVEHFVCAKCEKPFLGHRHYEKKGLAYCETHYHQLFGNLCFVCNQVISGDVFTALNKAWCVHHFACAFCDQKMNQKTKFFEFDLKPACKKCYDKFPQELKKRMRRMYDSNPKRIPA, translated from the exons ATGTCGCTGGATCATATGTTCTGTTCTCGATGCCGAGAGGGCTTTGTGGCACACGAAAAGATAGTTAATTCTCATGGTGAATTATGGCATCCTCAGTGTTTCGT ATGTGCACAATGTTTTCGACCATTTCCAGAtggaattttttatgaattcgAAGGCTACAAGTATTGCGAGCATGACTTTCATGTTTTATTTGCACCTTGCTGCGGCAAATGTg gAGAATTTGTCATTGGTAGAGTAATAAAGGCAATGAATGCAAATTGGCATCCAGGATGTTTTCGGTGTGAAGAATGTAATGGAGAATTAGCAGATGCAGGTTTTATCAAATGCCAAGGCAGAGCTCTTTGCCATACCTGTAATGCTCGCGTAAAAGCTGGTGCTCTTGGAAAGCATATTTGTCATCAATGCCA tggCGTTATCGATGATAAACCATTGCGTTTTCGTGGTGAAGTTTACCACCCGTATCATTTTAATTGCACGGCATGTGGAATAGAACTTAATTCAGATGCAAGAGAAGTTCGTTCTAGGCCAGGTTATGCTGCCAATGAAatg AATGAATTATATTGTTTGAGATGCCATGATAAAATGGGTATTCCTATTTGCGGTGCTTGTCATCGGCCTATAGAAGAACGCGTTGTAACTGCATTAGGAAAACATTGGCACGTAGAACATTTTGTATGTGCAAAATGTGAGAAGCCGTTCCTTGGACATCGTCATTATGAGAAAAAAGGTCTTGCATATTGTGAAACACATTATCATCAACTTTTCGGAAATCTTTGTTTTGTATGCAACCAAGTAATTTCTGGTGATG ttTTTACAGCCTTAAATAAGGCATGGTGTGTTCATCACTTTGCATGCGCGTTTTGTGATCAGAAGATGaatcaaaaaacaaaattctttgaatttGATTTAAAACCCGCATGCAAGAAATGTTACGATAAATTCCCCCAGGAACTAAAGAAGCGTATGCGACGAATGTATGATTCCAATCCCAAAAGGATACCagcttaa
- the LOC127062236 gene encoding excitatory amino acid transporter 3-like isoform X1, giving the protein MKHKLIIATFLGVSGGIIFGLVLKYCTPQPWSQRKIMYIKFPGEIFMSLTNSIILPLVVSSVISATCNLSKSGPIGLMALCYYSMTTSIGIILSVILTQSIRPGKLLNDKNLTSDLATKHFMTIDTLLDLLRNLISDNLIKACFMQYQTVLKGPENTTKVPIDEWAITHRDIPGTDVIGLVFFSLLLGLAAGKLGEKNRPLLNVIDSFSQVMMNIMNWIIMIAPIGIFFLIPGRILEMTDFSLIFKQLGAYILTVFIGLILQGFLILPILYFLLTRRSPYKIIMKLGPAFATAFGTSSSTATVPVTIKCLEEVGIDPKVLKFVVPIGATINMDGIALYETVGAIFIIQMRGLNFSLFKIITISITCTISCIGAAGLPSGGYVMLIMVLNSIGVPVDDIALIIAIDCFVDRFRTTINIISDALGSGIISYLLTNKYKQYGNTMSAETQSLTKIVK; this is encoded by the exons ATGAAGCATAAACTAATAATTGCTACATTTCTTGGTGTAAGCGGTGGTATTATATTTGGATTagttttaaaatattgtacTCCACAGCCGTGGTCCCAACGAaagataatgtatataaaatttcctgGAGAAATATTCATGAGTTTAACAAATAGTATAATACTACCATTGGTAGTATCTAGTGTTATAAGTGCAACTTGCAATTTAAGCAAGTCAG GTCCTATTGGATTAATGGCACTGTGCTATTATTCCATGACAACCTCGATAGGAATAATTCTAAGTGTTATATTGACGCAAAGTATAAGGCCAGGTAAATTACTTAACGATAAAAACCTTACATCGGATTTGGCAACTAAACATTTTATGACAATTGATACGCTTTTGGACTTATTACG TAATTTAATATCAGACAATTTAATTAAAGCATGTTTTATGCAGTATCAAACAGTTTTGAAGGGACCAGAAAATACAACCAAag TACCGATAGACGAATGGGCTATAACGCATCGAGATATACCAGGCACCGATGTAATTGGTTTGGTATTTTTCAGCTTGCTATTAGGTTTAGCAGCTGGCAAGTTGGGTGAAAAAAATAGGCCTCTGTTAAATGTTATAGATTCATTTTCTCAAGTGATGATGAATATTATGAATTGGATAATTAT GATCGCACcaattggaatattttttcttattcctggTAGAATTTTAGAAATGACAGATTttagtttaatatttaaacaattaggTGCTTATATACTAACCGTTTTTATCGGTCTGATATTACAaggatttttaatattaccaATACTATATTTTCTACTTACACGTAGATCTCcgtacaaaattataatgaaactaGGTCCTGCCTTTGCAACAGCATTTGGAACATCATCgag TACAGCTACTGTCCCAGTGACGATAAAGTGCTTAGAAGAAGTCGGTATAGATCCCAAAGTGCTGAAATTCGTTGTACCGATAGGTGCTACTATCAATATGGATGGAATAGCATTATATGAAACTGTTGGagcaatatttattatccagATGCGAggattaaatttttcattatttaaaataataaccaTCAG TATTACATGCACTATCTCGTGCATTGGTGCAGCTGGATTGCCCAGCGGTGGCTACGTGATGTTAATAATGGTACTAAATTCTATTGGAGTCCCAGTTGATGATATCGCATTAATTATTGCTATTGATTGTTTTGT GGATCGATTCAGGAcaactataaatattatttccgaCGCTTTAGGATCTGGTataatatcttatttacttacgaATAAGTACAAGCAATACGGAAATACGATGTCTGCGGAAACGCAATCGTTGACCAAGATAGTGAAATAA
- the LOC127062238 gene encoding golgin-45 isoform X2, with translation MAGVAENHKSNCQLKTEDVQIMDCVGRTQGDGMENVVTVENEVKQSKCRLNDSLIYYPKNLKQSVLTPPVAPTGTIVNLIPKNITKAVNPIVPVEKKNKKHSKWDTSINVAATDVAKLKINDVNIEKERSNEKGEKEESNWNKEKKIYETEIQKLKEENSQLENQLKFQAQVNGELKNLLVAAVGEDLETKVHLLTEDKLQLARALLNSAQHLSTHQEQTEWLAGQCEVWRSKFLASSLMVEELARWKAALRQRTTDLQESIKRLLEERKNIRDASLKTYRTLSILLESFDPVRAASYKRHALPSTNVIDLAQGCCQLAEILKVQLLSGMLNTISNKDINITGLEMQTLAEKNAEQLLMSPNLLMSGRQDAACSAVMGAAFAIGGQIFIPREPSNISCCPNCSGEINQI, from the exons ATGGCTGGTGTCGCGGAGAATCACAAAAGCAACTGTCAATTGAAAACTGAAG aTGTCCAAATAATGGATTGCGTCGGACGTACGCAAGGAGATGGAATGGAGAATGTAGTTacggttgaaaatgaggtcaAGCAATCCAAGTGTCGTCTTAATGATAGTCTTATTTACTACCCAAAGAATTTAAAGCAATCTGTATTAACGCCTCCAGTTGCTCCTACCGGTACTATCGTAAATCTTATTCCAAAAAACATCACAAAGG CAGTTAATCCTATCGTTCcggttgagaaaaaaaataaaaaacattccAAGTGGGATACAAGTATTAATGTAGCAGCTACGGACGTTGCTAAATTGAAGATTAATGATGTAaatattgagaaagaaagaagtaatgAAAAAGGTGAAAAGGAAGAATCTAATTggaataaggaaaagaaaatctatgaAACTGAAATACAGAAGCTTAAAGAAGAGAATAGTCAATTAGAAAACCAATTAAAATTCCAAGCACag gTAAATGGCGAATTAAAGAATTTACTAGTAGCAGCTGTAGGTGAAGATCTTGAAACTAAAGTACATTTACTTACTGAAGATAAGTTACAACTTGCTCGAGCACTTTTAAATTCTGCTCAACATCTTAGTACTCATCAAGAGCAAACCGAGTGGTTAGCGGGGCAATGTGAAGTTTGGAGGAGTAAATTTTTAGCTAGTag TTTAATGGTAGAGGAACTTGCAAGATGGAAGGCTGCCCTTCGTCAAAGAACGACCGATCTTCAAGAatctataaaaagattattggAAGAGCGTAAAAATATACGCGATGCGTCTCTTAAAACATATAG aACTCTTAGTATTCTCTTAGAGAGTTTCGATCCTGTTCGAGCAGCGTCATACAAACGTCATGCACTGCCAAGTACAAATGTCATAGATTTGGCACAGGGCTGTTGTCAATTAGCAGAAATTTTAAAAGTTCAATTATTAAGTGGCATGTTGAATACAATATCAaacaaagatattaatataactgGTTTGGAAATGCAAACATTAGCAGAAAAAAATGCAGAGCAA TTACTTATGAGTCCAAATCTACTTATGTCAGGAAGACAAGATGCTGCTTGTAGCGCAGTCATGGGCGCAGCTTTTGCTATCGGGGgtcaaatttttattccacGAGAGCCATCTAATATTAGTTGTTGTCCAAATTGCAGTggtgaaataaatcaaatttga
- the LOC127062243 gene encoding LIM and senescent cell antigen-like-containing domain protein 1 isoform X2, whose product MPGVTGMSLDHMFCSRCREGFVAHEKIVNSHGELWHPQCFVCAQCFRPFPDGIFYEFEGYKYCEHDFHVLFAPCCGKCGEFVIGRVIKAMNANWHPGCFRCEECNGELADAGFIKCQGRALCHTCNARVKAGALGKHICHQCHGVIDDKPLRFRGEVYHPYHFNCTACGIELNSDAREVRSRPGYAANEMNELYCLRCHDKMGIPICGACHRPIEERVVTALGKHWHVEHFVCAKCEKPFLGHRHYEKKGLAYCETHYHQLFGNLCFVCNQVISGDVFTALNKAWCVHHFACAFCDQKMNQKTKFFEFDLKPACKKCYDKFPQELKKRMRRMYDSNPKRIPA is encoded by the exons ATGCCGGG CGTTACAGGAATGTCGCTGGATCATATGTTCTGTTCTCGATGCCGAGAGGGCTTTGTGGCACACGAAAAGATAGTTAATTCTCATGGTGAATTATGGCATCCTCAGTGTTTCGT ATGTGCACAATGTTTTCGACCATTTCCAGAtggaattttttatgaattcgAAGGCTACAAGTATTGCGAGCATGACTTTCATGTTTTATTTGCACCTTGCTGCGGCAAATGTg gAGAATTTGTCATTGGTAGAGTAATAAAGGCAATGAATGCAAATTGGCATCCAGGATGTTTTCGGTGTGAAGAATGTAATGGAGAATTAGCAGATGCAGGTTTTATCAAATGCCAAGGCAGAGCTCTTTGCCATACCTGTAATGCTCGCGTAAAAGCTGGTGCTCTTGGAAAGCATATTTGTCATCAATGCCA tggCGTTATCGATGATAAACCATTGCGTTTTCGTGGTGAAGTTTACCACCCGTATCATTTTAATTGCACGGCATGTGGAATAGAACTTAATTCAGATGCAAGAGAAGTTCGTTCTAGGCCAGGTTATGCTGCCAATGAAatg AATGAATTATATTGTTTGAGATGCCATGATAAAATGGGTATTCCTATTTGCGGTGCTTGTCATCGGCCTATAGAAGAACGCGTTGTAACTGCATTAGGAAAACATTGGCACGTAGAACATTTTGTATGTGCAAAATGTGAGAAGCCGTTCCTTGGACATCGTCATTATGAGAAAAAAGGTCTTGCATATTGTGAAACACATTATCATCAACTTTTCGGAAATCTTTGTTTTGTATGCAACCAAGTAATTTCTGGTGATG ttTTTACAGCCTTAAATAAGGCATGGTGTGTTCATCACTTTGCATGCGCGTTTTGTGATCAGAAGATGaatcaaaaaacaaaattctttgaatttGATTTAAAACCCGCATGCAAGAAATGTTACGATAAATTCCCCCAGGAACTAAAGAAGCGTATGCGACGAATGTATGATTCCAATCCCAAAAGGATACCagcttaa
- the LOC127062256 gene encoding uncharacterized protein LOC127062256 has translation MKENDALLKKINQVSSQYTAADFIKDWKHLRARLDVEKKRKTEKLKRTVVTPGMKKDYCMLYDAALFHTLDQSVRSRCFLEIKDQENKQILGTIVIELYIDIVPKTCANFEAFCRGTNGLSYK, from the exons atgaaagaaaatgatgcattgcttaaaaaaataaatcaggTATCTAGTCAATATACTGCAGcagattttataaaagattggAAACATTTGAGAGCAAGATTagatgttgaaaaaaaaag GAAAaccgaaaaattaaaaaggactGTTGTAACACCAGGTATGAAGAAGGACTATTGTATGCTCTATGATGCAGCACTGTTTCATACTTTAGATCAATCAGTTAGAAGTAGGTGCTTTTTAGAGATCAAAgatcaagaaaataaacaaattttggGAACCATTGTGATCGAACTCTATATCGATATCGTACCTAAAACGTGTGCGAATTTTGAAGCTTTCTGTCGTGGAACAAATGGATTATCTTACAAGTAA
- the LOC127062243 gene encoding LIM and senescent cell antigen-like-containing domain protein 1 isoform X1 codes for MHDVNIIFSVTGMSLDHMFCSRCREGFVAHEKIVNSHGELWHPQCFVCAQCFRPFPDGIFYEFEGYKYCEHDFHVLFAPCCGKCGEFVIGRVIKAMNANWHPGCFRCEECNGELADAGFIKCQGRALCHTCNARVKAGALGKHICHQCHGVIDDKPLRFRGEVYHPYHFNCTACGIELNSDAREVRSRPGYAANEMNELYCLRCHDKMGIPICGACHRPIEERVVTALGKHWHVEHFVCAKCEKPFLGHRHYEKKGLAYCETHYHQLFGNLCFVCNQVISGDVFTALNKAWCVHHFACAFCDQKMNQKTKFFEFDLKPACKKCYDKFPQELKKRMRRMYDSNPKRIPA; via the exons ATGCATGACGTAAACATCATCTTtag CGTTACAGGAATGTCGCTGGATCATATGTTCTGTTCTCGATGCCGAGAGGGCTTTGTGGCACACGAAAAGATAGTTAATTCTCATGGTGAATTATGGCATCCTCAGTGTTTCGT ATGTGCACAATGTTTTCGACCATTTCCAGAtggaattttttatgaattcgAAGGCTACAAGTATTGCGAGCATGACTTTCATGTTTTATTTGCACCTTGCTGCGGCAAATGTg gAGAATTTGTCATTGGTAGAGTAATAAAGGCAATGAATGCAAATTGGCATCCAGGATGTTTTCGGTGTGAAGAATGTAATGGAGAATTAGCAGATGCAGGTTTTATCAAATGCCAAGGCAGAGCTCTTTGCCATACCTGTAATGCTCGCGTAAAAGCTGGTGCTCTTGGAAAGCATATTTGTCATCAATGCCA tggCGTTATCGATGATAAACCATTGCGTTTTCGTGGTGAAGTTTACCACCCGTATCATTTTAATTGCACGGCATGTGGAATAGAACTTAATTCAGATGCAAGAGAAGTTCGTTCTAGGCCAGGTTATGCTGCCAATGAAatg AATGAATTATATTGTTTGAGATGCCATGATAAAATGGGTATTCCTATTTGCGGTGCTTGTCATCGGCCTATAGAAGAACGCGTTGTAACTGCATTAGGAAAACATTGGCACGTAGAACATTTTGTATGTGCAAAATGTGAGAAGCCGTTCCTTGGACATCGTCATTATGAGAAAAAAGGTCTTGCATATTGTGAAACACATTATCATCAACTTTTCGGAAATCTTTGTTTTGTATGCAACCAAGTAATTTCTGGTGATG ttTTTACAGCCTTAAATAAGGCATGGTGTGTTCATCACTTTGCATGCGCGTTTTGTGATCAGAAGATGaatcaaaaaacaaaattctttgaatttGATTTAAAACCCGCATGCAAGAAATGTTACGATAAATTCCCCCAGGAACTAAAGAAGCGTATGCGACGAATGTATGATTCCAATCCCAAAAGGATACCagcttaa
- the LOC127062255 gene encoding peptidyl-prolyl cis-trans isomerase A-like, translating into MPVYRNTPIHRIVPGYWCQGGDVVKFNGLGGTSIYGDSFKDENFNLRHAGPGVLSMYKTNDMKENNSKFNLTFKTLKTMDGRRVVFGKVVSNLSVIYKIEEYGTKSGKPIKSIIISNCGVLSSKSNIHK; encoded by the exons ATGCCTGTATATAGAAATACTCCAATTCATCGTATTGTTCCGGGATATTGGTGCCAGGGTGGAGATGTAGTGAAATTTAATGGCCTTGGTGGTACATCCATATATGGAGATAGTTTCAAGgacgaaaatttcaatttgcGTCATGCTGGTCCTGGTGTACTTTCTATGTATAAAACCAatgatatgaaagaaaataattctaaatttaATCTGACATTTAAAACATTGAAAACAATGGATGGTAGAAGAGTAGTATTTGGAAAAGTTGTATCCAATCTTTCTGTAATCTATAAG atTGAAGAATATGGCACAAAATCTGGCAAGCcaataaaatctattatcATATCAAATTGTGGAGTTCTATCATCAAAAAgcaatattcataaataa